The sequence GGTGACGTCAAGGCCCAGGGCGCAGTCCAGATCCCGGCAGGCCTCCAGGAAGTGACTTTCGAACTGGAACCCAAGCGCGTGGTCGGCGGACGACTCAACGCCGGTGATCACGTGGGCATTGCCCTGATCTTCGCGGCGGGGGCAGACAAGGCCAAAGCAGGCGACCCCACCACCCAGCTCACTATCCGCAAGGCACTGGTCACCGCCGTCCAGCGCGCTCCGCAGGCAACACCAAGCGCCAAGCCCACGGACGGTACCAATCCGCAGGACACCACCCTTCCTGAAGGTTCACTCATGGTCACAGTGGCGGTCAACGACATCGACGCCACCAAGATCATCTACTCCTCGAACAACGGTGACCTCTGGCTCACCAAGGAACCCCTCGACGCGCAGGACAACGGCGGCTTCATCGCCAGGAAGGACAACGTGTACAAATGAGCCGCTTCGTCCTCCTCTCCCCCAACGGCGACTTCGACCAGAAGCTGCGCGCCGCCGTCGCCAACGGCCTGCGCGGCACCGTCCAGACCATCGCCAGCGACATCCTCCCCGCAGGTCCCGCGGAGCTGTTCGCCCTCCTCAACCAGGAACAGCCCGAGGTCCTCATCATCGGACCGGACGTTTCTTATGAAGAGGCGCTGCGGTTCGCCAAGGTATTCGACGTCCAGCTGCCTGGCCTCAGCCTGGTCCTGGTCAGCGACGTGGACCCCGACTACCTCCTCTACGCCATGCGCGCCGGCATCCGCGACATCCTGAGCCCGCAGGCCGACGCCGCGGAAATCAGGGTGCTGCTGGAGCGCGCCTGCCAGTCCTTCGCCACGCGCCACCGCGGCCCGGAGGCACAGCAGGCGGAGAGCGGCAGCGGCCTGGTCATCGGCGTCTTCTCCCCCAAGGGCGGCGTCGGCAAGACCACGCTGGCCACCAACATTGCCATCGGCCTTGGCCAGATCGCGCCCATGAGCGTGGTCATCGTGGACCTTGACCTGCAGTTCGGGGACGTCGCCTCCGGCCTCTACCTCAATCCGCAGCACACCGTCACTGACGCTGTCTCCCCTGCCGCCGCCCAGGACTCCCTGGTCCTGAAGGCCTTCCTCACGGTCCACCCGGCAGGCATCTACGCCCTGTGCGCCCCGCCCAACCCCGTGGACGCGGACCACATCACCCCGGAACAAATCGGCCACCTGCTGGAACAGCTGGCCCAGGAATTCCAGTATGTGGTCATCGACACCGCGCCCGGGATGCCCGAAATCGGCCTCGCCGCCATGGAACAGTGCACCGACGTGGTCTGGGTCAGCGCCATGGACATCCCCAGCCTCCGCGGCCTCCGCTCCGGCCTTGAGGTCCTGCGCCAACTGGACATCATGCCCGAATCCCGCCACGTGGTCCTGAACATGGCCGACGCGAAATCCGGCCTGAACGTCAGGGATGTCGAATCCACCATCGGCGCGCCCGTGGACGTCAGCGTGCCCCGCTCCCGCGCCGTGGCCCTGTCCACCAACCGCGGCATCCCCGTCCTTCAGGAATCCAAGAAGGACCCCGCCGTCAAGAGCCTCCGCCAGCTGGTGGAGCGCTTCAACCCGGCATGGCGCACGCAGGCCCAGCGGAAACTTCACCGAAGGGTGGTCATCTGATGAAACTCTCCGAACGCATCAACGCGGTCCAGTCGCGCAACCAGGCGTCGGGCACCGCGCTGCTGGAGCCGCCCCGCCCGGCCCCCGCGCCTTCGCCTTCCCCCTCGGAAAGCACGGAGCGGCACCAGCCGGCGCACGGCGCCGTCGTGCATTCAACGCACGACGCCGGCACCTCCTTGGTGCCCACGGCACCCCGGGTGGATGTCTTCGCAGCCATGAAGGACAGGGCGGCCACCGCACTGTTCGAACGGATGGGGACGCGCTTCAACGACGCAGCCGTAAGTGAACGGGAACTGCGGAGCACCGCCAAGGAAGAACTCACCCGCATCGTCGACGCCGAGCAGGTGCCGCTGACCCCGGAGGAACGCACCCGCCTGGTCCAGGACGTTGCCGACGACGTGCTGGGCTACGGCCCGCTCCAGCGCCTCCTGGACGATCCCGCCGTCACCGAAATCATGGTCAACCGCATGGACCAGATCTATGTGGAACGCAAAGGCAAGCTGACGCTCACCGAGTCGCGCTTCAGCTCCGAGGAGCACCTGCGCAAGGTCATCGAACGGATCGTGTCCAAGGTAGGCCGCCGCATCGATGAGTCCTCCCCGCTGGTGGATGCCCGCCTGGAGGACGGTTCCCGTGTAAACGCGGTCATTCCGCCGCTGGCCGTCGGCGGCTCGTCGCTGACCATCCGAAAGTTCAGCAAAACCCCGCTGACCGTCCGCAACCTCATCGACTTCGGAACGCTCACGCCGGAAATGGCCGAGCTGCTGAACGCCTGCGTCAAGGCCAAGCTGAACATCATCGTCTCCGGCGGTACCGGCACGGGCAAGACCACACTGCTGAACGTCCTGTCCTCCTTCCTGCCGCACGACGAACGCATCGTCACCATCGAGGACGCCGTGGAACTGCAGATCCAGCAGGAACATGTGGTCCGGCTGGAAAGCCGCCCTCCGAACACCGAGGGGAAGGGCGAAGTCACCATCCGCGAGCTCCTCCGCAACTCCCTCCGTATGCGCCCGGACCGGATCGTGGTGGGCGAGGTCCGCGGCGGTGAATCGCTGGACATGCTCCAGGCCATGAACACCGGCCACGACGGCTCCCTCTCCACCGTGCACTCCAACTCGCCCCGCGATGCCGTGGCCCGCCTGGAAACCCTGGTGCTCATGGCCGGGATGGACCTGCCGCTGCGCGCCATCCGCGAACAGATCGCCTCCGCCGTGAACCTCATCGTCCAGATCTCCCGGCTCCGCGACGGCTCCCGCCGGATCACCCACGTCACGGAGGTCCAGGGCATGGAAGGGGACATCGTCACCCTCCAGGACGCCTTCATCTTTGACTACTCGGCAGGCGTTGACGCGCAGGGCCGGTTCCTGGGCCGGCCCGTAGCCACCGGCATCCGTCCCCGCTTCATCGACCGGTTCGAGGACCTGGGCATCCACGTGTCACCCGCGGTGTTTGCGACGCCGCTGGGTCCGGGCTCAAAGTAGGGACGGGCCCATGATCATCGCCATCGGTAGCGTTATCCTCCTCGCAGCCATCTGCCTGCTGGGCGTGGCCGTGCTCCTGCCAAGCGCACCCTCGGTGCCGCTGGACCGCCGTCGCCCGTTTGAACCCGAGCCGCCATCCTCGCTGACCCGCGTGGCCTTGTCCGCAGTCAGGTCCTTCGAACGCCTCCTCGCCGGCCGGAACGTCAAGCCCTTTGCCCGGGCCGAACTGGAGAACGCAGGCCTGCGGCTCAGCCAGGCCGAGTTCTTCCTCCTGGTGGGGATCGGCGCCTGCGTCGGCATGCTGGTGGGCCTGGTCACTGTTGGCCCCGTCATGGGACTGCTGCTGGCCCTGCTGGCACCCTTCGTGGGCAAACTGGTCCTCGGGTTCCTGGCCGGCAAGCGCCGCACCGCCTTCGACAGCCAGCTGGGCGACACCCTGCAGCTGCTCTCCGGCGGCCTGCGCGCAGGGCACAGCATCCTGCGCGCCATCGACGCCGCGGCGACCGAGTCGCAGAAGCCCACCTCCGAGGAAATGCGGCGGGTGATCACCGAGACCAGCCTTGGCCGCGACCTGCTCGCCGCCCTCAACGACACCGCCGACCGGATGAAGAACGAGGACTTCGTGTGGATCTCGCAGGCCATCCAGATCAACCGCGAGGTGGGCGGCAATTTGGCCGAGGTGCTGGACCAGGTCAACGAAACCATCCGCGAGCGCGCAGAGATCAAGGGCCACATCAAGGCCTTGGCCGCGGAAGGCAAGTTCTCCGCCTACATCCTGATCGCCATGCCGTTCGGCATTGTGGCCATGCTGCTGGCCGTGAGCCCCAACTACATGAACGCGATGTTCACCCATCCGCTGGGCTGGGTGATGATCGGTGCCTCCTTTGTCCTGATGACCATCGGTGCGCTGTGGATGCGCAAGATTATCGACCTGAAGTTCTGAGGACCCCATGAACCTCATCGTCCTGCTGTCCGTCCTGCTGGTCTGCATCCCCCTGGGTGCCATGGCCTGGTCCGTCCTGACCGTGGACAAGCAGGGCCGCGTCGCGGTTACCGACCTCCTCTCCCGTGGCGCCCCGCCCGCCGCAGTTGCACCTGCATCCACGCCGAGCCTGCTGGAAGGCATCGGCCGGCGCGTCACTCCCCCGGCCTACGTGGCTTTCCTGGACCGGCTGCTGTCCCTCGCCGGCCGGCCCGCCTCAATGCCGCTGGGAAAGGTGCTGGGGTCCAAGCTCGCCCTCGGCCTGGCGGGCGTGGCGGTGGGCCTCTGGCTCGCGGGCATCGGAAGCAGCCCGTTGATGAAGCTCGCCGGCATCTTCGTCCTGGTCCTTGGCTACTTCATCCCGGACCTCCTCCTCTACAGCAAAGGCCAGGAGCGGCAGAAGGCCATGCAGCTTGAACTGGCCAACACGCTGGACCAGATGCTGATCTCCGTGGAGGCAGGGCTCGGCTTCGAAGGCGCCATGGCCCGCGCCGGCGAGAACGGCAAGGGCCCGCTGGCCGAGGAACTGGTCCGCACCCTCCAGGACATGCAGGTGGGACGCAGCCGCCGTGAGTCCTACATCGCCCTGGCGGAACGGACCAGCATCCCTGAGCTGCGCAGCTTCGTGCAGGCAGTGGTCCAGGCCGACACGTACGGCATCGCCATCAGCCGGGTCCTGCGTGTCCAGGCGAAGGTAATGCGCGTCAAGCGGCGCCAGCGGGCCGAGGAAAAAGCCATGAAACTGCCGGTCATGATCCTTTTCCCGCTGTTGTTCTTCATCTTCCCGGTCCTCTTCATCGCCATCCTGGGACCGGCCGTGATCAATACGGTGATGACGTTCAGCGGACAATAATCGATACGCAGGGCGACGGCAAGGTTGCCTCAAGGTTTACACAGAATGATAAGAAATTGGACGCCGAAGGATTTCCAGGAAGTAGCCTTGAACAATGCAGAGTCAGGATCCCGGTTCCAGCGGAAAGAGCCCCGCTGTGGACTCCCCGCTGGCCGGGGTCCCGTTGCCTGCCGCTCCCGGGCCGGCGGCACGCACGGCCCTCTCACTCGAAGCGGCTGCGCTCTTGCCGTTGATTGACGCAGCCGTGCTGGCCGAACTCGAGGACGAACTGGCCGGTTCAGGACTGGCCCAGCGTTTCGCCCGCGACTACGCCGCCATGTGGGACCTGCGCCTGGCGCGGCTGGGAACAGCCGTGGACACCCAGGACGAGGCCGCTGCCCTGGATGCCGTCATCAGCCTGAAGATCAGCTCTGCCATGGTGGGCGGTGTCCGGCTGGCCAGGCTCGCCGAAGTCCTCGAAGGCCTCATCCGGAAGGGCGACTTTCTCCAGGGCCAGGCCATGATGGCGGGGGTGGCCCAGGATGGAGCCCGGACGGTGTCCGAGCTCCAGTCGACCTACATCCTGGAAAAGGGCTGACGCTCAGGCGTCATCGGGCCTGCGCGGTGCGAGCCGGTAGCCTACCCCGCGGACGGTCTGCAGCCAGCGCGGAGACAGCTGGTCCTCCTTGAGCTTGCGCCGCAGGTTTCCCACATGCACCTCCACGGCCCGCTCATCCGCCTCGCTGATGTACGTGTCGTGGTCATAGAAGTCGCCCCGTACGGCGCGCACCAGGTCAGCCCTGGTGCACACGGCACCGCCGCCCTTGAGCAGGACGTGCAGCAGGTCGAATTCACTGCGGGTCAGTCCCAGCGGCTCACCCTTGACCTCCACCGTGCGTGTCCGGTGGTTCAGGAGGAGGCCGTTGTGCTGCAGCACCGCCGGGTCGGCGTGTACGGCAGGGGCCGCGGCCTGTCCCCAGTGCGACGGGGACGGCTGCTCCCCCGCGACCTCGTGCCGGGGCCTGCGCAT comes from Pseudarthrobacter sp. NIBRBAC000502770 and encodes:
- a CDS encoding Flp pilus assembly protein CpaB, whose product is MKSRMLAGVAAVVLAIIGAILIVTYAQGADQRAVADMNPTNVLVVTKAVPAGSSLEIVRASVSQQQLPGTAVAKTALKNLDDSAGKVAAVDLVPGEQLLAERLVAPGDVKAQGAVQIPAGLQEVTFELEPKRVVGGRLNAGDHVGIALIFAAGADKAKAGDPTTQLTIRKALVTAVQRAPQATPSAKPTDGTNPQDTTLPEGSLMVTVAVNDIDATKIIYSSNNGDLWLTKEPLDAQDNGGFIARKDNVYK
- a CDS encoding AAA family ATPase yields the protein MSRFVLLSPNGDFDQKLRAAVANGLRGTVQTIASDILPAGPAELFALLNQEQPEVLIIGPDVSYEEALRFAKVFDVQLPGLSLVLVSDVDPDYLLYAMRAGIRDILSPQADAAEIRVLLERACQSFATRHRGPEAQQAESGSGLVIGVFSPKGGVGKTTLATNIAIGLGQIAPMSVVIVDLDLQFGDVASGLYLNPQHTVTDAVSPAAAQDSLVLKAFLTVHPAGIYALCAPPNPVDADHITPEQIGHLLEQLAQEFQYVVIDTAPGMPEIGLAAMEQCTDVVWVSAMDIPSLRGLRSGLEVLRQLDIMPESRHVVLNMADAKSGLNVRDVESTIGAPVDVSVPRSRAVALSTNRGIPVLQESKKDPAVKSLRQLVERFNPAWRTQAQRKLHRRVVI
- a CDS encoding CpaF family protein, producing MKLSERINAVQSRNQASGTALLEPPRPAPAPSPSPSESTERHQPAHGAVVHSTHDAGTSLVPTAPRVDVFAAMKDRAATALFERMGTRFNDAAVSERELRSTAKEELTRIVDAEQVPLTPEERTRLVQDVADDVLGYGPLQRLLDDPAVTEIMVNRMDQIYVERKGKLTLTESRFSSEEHLRKVIERIVSKVGRRIDESSPLVDARLEDGSRVNAVIPPLAVGGSSLTIRKFSKTPLTVRNLIDFGTLTPEMAELLNACVKAKLNIIVSGGTGTGKTTLLNVLSSFLPHDERIVTIEDAVELQIQQEHVVRLESRPPNTEGKGEVTIRELLRNSLRMRPDRIVVGEVRGGESLDMLQAMNTGHDGSLSTVHSNSPRDAVARLETLVLMAGMDLPLRAIREQIASAVNLIVQISRLRDGSRRITHVTEVQGMEGDIVTLQDAFIFDYSAGVDAQGRFLGRPVATGIRPRFIDRFEDLGIHVSPAVFATPLGPGSK
- a CDS encoding type II secretion system F family protein, giving the protein MIIAIGSVILLAAICLLGVAVLLPSAPSVPLDRRRPFEPEPPSSLTRVALSAVRSFERLLAGRNVKPFARAELENAGLRLSQAEFFLLVGIGACVGMLVGLVTVGPVMGLLLALLAPFVGKLVLGFLAGKRRTAFDSQLGDTLQLLSGGLRAGHSILRAIDAAATESQKPTSEEMRRVITETSLGRDLLAALNDTADRMKNEDFVWISQAIQINREVGGNLAEVLDQVNETIRERAEIKGHIKALAAEGKFSAYILIAMPFGIVAMLLAVSPNYMNAMFTHPLGWVMIGASFVLMTIGALWMRKIIDLKF
- a CDS encoding type II secretion system F family protein, translating into MNLIVLLSVLLVCIPLGAMAWSVLTVDKQGRVAVTDLLSRGAPPAAVAPASTPSLLEGIGRRVTPPAYVAFLDRLLSLAGRPASMPLGKVLGSKLALGLAGVAVGLWLAGIGSSPLMKLAGIFVLVLGYFIPDLLLYSKGQERQKAMQLELANTLDQMLISVEAGLGFEGAMARAGENGKGPLAEELVRTLQDMQVGRSRRESYIALAERTSIPELRSFVQAVVQADTYGIAISRVLRVQAKVMRVKRRQRAEEKAMKLPVMILFPLLFFIFPVLFIAILGPAVINTVMTFSGQ
- a CDS encoding Hpt domain-containing protein; translation: MQSQDPGSSGKSPAVDSPLAGVPLPAAPGPAARTALSLEAAALLPLIDAAVLAELEDELAGSGLAQRFARDYAAMWDLRLARLGTAVDTQDEAAALDAVISLKISSAMVGGVRLARLAEVLEGLIRKGDFLQGQAMMAGVAQDGARTVSELQSTYILEKG
- a CDS encoding response regulator transcription factor, yielding MDDLGVAVVIEDDADVRNLLEGVLTQAGFEVHTAVDGRAGVEVVRSKQANVVTLDIGLPDIDGFEVLRRIRNFSNAYVVMLTGRTEEPDLLSALNAGADDYIAKPFRPRELRARVAAMMRRPRHEVAGEQPSPSHWGQAAAPAVHADPAVLQHNGLLLNHRTRTVEVKGEPLGLTRSEFDLLHVLLKGGGAVCTRADLVRAVRGDFYDHDTYISEADERAVEVHVGNLRRKLKEDQLSPRWLQTVRGVGYRLAPRRPDDA